The Misgurnus anguillicaudatus chromosome 21, ASM2758022v2, whole genome shotgun sequence genome includes a window with the following:
- the LOC141353240 gene encoding cadherin-1-like, with translation MCVFKVFSCGFAKESSCTPEFDSELFVFKVHRDHLHRGQRLGRVIFNSCDVRSRSVFQSDDKRFSVRTDGSVRLKTPVTLHDGYMMFDVHVWDSSDMKYTTSVRVECTAHHHEDHHMNTAVNITPQMKSFPDYLIVRFPRSSAGLKRAKRGWVIPPLKESENSKGPFPQFLAQV, from the exons ATGTGTGTTTTTAAGGTATTTTCATGTGGATTTGCCAAAGAGTCGTCATGCACACCTGAATTCGATTCAGAGTTGTTTGTGTTTAAAGTGCACCGAGATCATCTTCACAGAGGACAAAGACTAGGAAGAG tAATCTTCAATAGCTGTGATGTAAGATCAAGATCAGTCTTTCAGTCGGATGACAAGCGGTTCAGTGTGAGAACAGATGGAAGTGTAAGACTGAAGACACCGGTGACTCTTCATGATGGATATATGATGTTTGATGTACACGTTTGGGACTCCAGTGATATGAAGTACACAACATCTGTCAGAGTTGAATGTACTGCTCACCATCATGAAGATCATCACATGAATACTGCCGTGAACATCACACCACAG ATGAAATCTTTCCCTGATTATTTGATCGTGAGGTTTCCAAGATCTTCAGCAGGTCTAAAGAGAGCAAAGAGAGGTTGGGTTATTCCACCGCTGAAAGAATCTGAAAACAGTAAAGGTCCTTTCCCACAATTTCTGGCTCAGGTG